One Sodalinema gerasimenkoae IPPAS B-353 DNA segment encodes these proteins:
- the glyS gene encoding glycine--tRNA ligase subunit beta, giving the protein MPTFLLEVGTEELPASFVDGAIAQWRDRIPTSLTEAFIEPAAVEIYGTPRRLAVLLHNLPSQQPDRSEDIKGPPVRAAYKDGQPTKAAEGFARKQEVSLEDLEIRDTEKGEFVFVRKQISGRPTAEILTELIPQWIFKLEGKRFMRWGDGDVRFPRPIRWLVALLDDTVLPLTITSGSDVVTSDRHSAGHRVLHPDPVSINNASDYLDSLRNASIEVTPQRRRETIIEGIHRCAAEVGGTADIPEDLLAEVVQLVEYPTAVLGKFDDDFLILPPEVITTVMVSHQRYFPVLNTENLQELLPYFITISNGDPAKSDLIAAGNERVIRARLADGEFFYKADSEQPLETLVPQLESITFQEDLGTVKDKVDRFTAVAKQLSQALNLSESEQAKIERACYLCKADLVSQMVYEFPELQGVMGEKYARVSGEDEAVCRAIFEHYLPRGAEDSLPQTLTGQLVGLSDRLDTLVSIFGLGLLPSGSSDPFALRRAANAVVSIIWAAELELNLNQFLQQGVETFKTAHPQASPELLQQLQEFFLQRLQTLLQDDRGIDYDLVNGVLGDDDPDYAERALADVLDTRDRAEFLQKIRQDGTLDIIYEIVNRSARLAKKGTLSTQDLNPETVVKPELFESPAEQGFYDALLGLLPRTEAAQQERNYSQLIEGLVEIAPTVREFFDGENSVLVMAEDEAVKANRLNLLGLLRNHARVLADFGAIVKNG; this is encoded by the coding sequence ATGCCTACCTTTCTCCTCGAAGTCGGGACCGAAGAACTCCCCGCCAGTTTTGTCGACGGGGCGATCGCCCAATGGCGCGATCGCATCCCCACCTCTCTCACGGAGGCGTTCATCGAACCTGCGGCGGTGGAGATTTATGGAACCCCGCGCCGTTTAGCGGTTCTGCTGCATAACCTCCCCAGTCAACAACCCGATCGCAGCGAAGACATCAAGGGGCCACCAGTCCGGGCCGCCTACAAGGATGGACAACCCACCAAAGCCGCCGAGGGATTCGCCCGCAAACAAGAGGTATCCTTAGAGGACTTAGAAATCCGGGATACGGAGAAAGGAGAATTTGTCTTTGTCCGCAAACAGATTTCCGGCCGGCCCACGGCGGAGATTCTCACGGAACTGATCCCCCAATGGATCTTCAAACTCGAAGGAAAACGGTTCATGCGTTGGGGCGATGGCGACGTGCGGTTTCCCCGTCCCATTCGTTGGCTAGTGGCCCTACTGGATGATACGGTGTTGCCGCTAACCATTACCAGTGGTTCGGATGTTGTCACGAGCGATCGCCACTCCGCCGGCCATCGCGTTCTCCATCCCGATCCCGTCTCCATTAACAACGCCAGCGACTACCTAGACAGCTTACGGAACGCCTCTATAGAAGTCACCCCCCAACGCCGTCGCGAAACCATCATCGAGGGGATTCACCGCTGCGCCGCCGAAGTAGGGGGAACCGCTGATATCCCCGAAGACCTACTCGCCGAAGTAGTGCAATTGGTGGAATATCCCACCGCCGTCCTAGGCAAATTTGACGATGATTTCCTAATTTTGCCCCCGGAAGTCATCACCACAGTCATGGTATCTCATCAACGCTATTTCCCCGTTCTCAACACCGAGAACCTGCAAGAACTCCTGCCTTATTTTATCACTATTTCTAACGGTGACCCAGCAAAATCCGACCTGATTGCGGCTGGAAATGAACGGGTCATTCGGGCTAGACTTGCAGATGGAGAGTTTTTCTATAAAGCTGATTCTGAGCAGCCCCTAGAAACCCTGGTTCCTCAGTTGGAAAGTATCACCTTCCAAGAAGATTTAGGAACCGTTAAAGATAAAGTGGATCGCTTCACGGCGGTGGCGAAGCAGCTCAGTCAAGCCCTCAACTTGAGTGAATCGGAACAGGCTAAGATTGAGCGGGCTTGCTATCTCTGTAAAGCGGATTTAGTCAGTCAAATGGTCTATGAGTTCCCAGAACTGCAAGGGGTGATGGGTGAGAAATACGCCCGCGTCAGTGGGGAAGATGAAGCCGTTTGTCGGGCAATTTTTGAGCATTACTTACCTCGGGGTGCAGAGGATAGTTTACCCCAGACCTTAACCGGGCAACTTGTCGGATTGAGCGATCGCCTCGATACCCTAGTTAGCATTTTTGGCTTAGGGTTATTACCCAGTGGGTCCTCTGATCCCTTCGCCCTGCGTCGCGCCGCCAATGCGGTGGTAAGCATCATCTGGGCGGCGGAGTTAGAACTCAATCTCAATCAGTTCTTACAACAGGGCGTTGAGACCTTCAAAACCGCCCATCCCCAAGCCTCGCCCGAGTTACTCCAACAGTTGCAAGAGTTCTTCCTGCAACGGTTACAAACCCTCCTGCAAGATGACCGAGGCATTGACTATGACCTCGTGAATGGGGTATTAGGAGACGATGACCCGGATTATGCAGAACGGGCCTTAGCGGATGTTTTGGATACCCGCGATCGCGCCGAATTTCTGCAAAAAATCCGTCAAGACGGAACCCTAGACATCATTTATGAAATTGTCAATCGCTCAGCACGGTTAGCCAAAAAAGGAACATTATCGACCCAAGACTTGAACCCCGAAACTGTCGTTAAACCCGAATTATTTGAATCCCCAGCCGAACAGGGATTTTATGATGCCTTACTGGGGCTATTACCACGCACCGAAGCCGCCCAACAGGAGCGTAATTATAGCCAACTGATTGAGGGGTTAGTGGAGATTGCGCCCACCGTGCGGGAGTTCTTTGACGGAGAGAATAGTGTGTTAGTGATGGCCGAGGATGAGGCCGTGAAAGCCAACCGTCTCAACCTCCTAGGGTTATTACGCAACCACGCCCGTGTCTTAGCCGACTTCGGGGCGATCGTCAAAAACGGCTAA
- a CDS encoding SRPBCC family protein, which translates to MSLSRVFEQSIYIRASATTVERCLTDLQLMHSWLNPALRCEPIGEWDDRLGAQSRFVIQVPLLKPSLISRIVEREPGLVVWSFEGFFVGCDRWECQPQIEGTLLLNRFEFTIPNPIIAFGFDRVAANWTREDMQAQLRRLKRVAERTYRQGV; encoded by the coding sequence ATGTCTTTAAGTCGTGTTTTTGAACAGTCCATTTATATCCGCGCCAGTGCCACCACCGTGGAACGCTGTCTAACGGATTTGCAGTTGATGCACAGTTGGCTCAATCCCGCCTTACGTTGCGAACCCATTGGTGAGTGGGATGACCGTCTCGGCGCTCAGTCCCGTTTTGTGATTCAAGTCCCCCTCCTCAAACCCAGCCTCATCAGTCGCATCGTTGAACGAGAACCGGGATTAGTCGTCTGGTCCTTTGAGGGCTTCTTTGTGGGATGCGATCGCTGGGAATGTCAGCCCCAAATCGAAGGAACTTTACTCCTGAACCGCTTTGAATTCACCATTCCCAACCCCATCATCGCCTTTGGCTTCGATCGCGTGGCGGCCAACTGGACGCGGGAGGATATGCAGGCGCAACTCCGCCGTCTGAAACGAGTCGCTGAACGCACCTACCGTCAAGGGGTCTAA
- a CDS encoding CHAT domain-containing protein, protein MMQFQQLCQFLEQRNWDYQADAQTQQLQVQRQGLTVLISLEEDGEFVKIILPQLLTLPSDHPHYEAALECLLHLGWQQDKLVRWQRDPEDGEVRLEADLTLDDVELSSRQFWRTLQGCLQIAQQGREQVQRVLQTGTVAPKTDALPLLRILLQAEMSGGAEAVYGELDQRGGGVDPNLAEAAQQFLRQAAESADQERLDGLVGVIENLAISLQNYPRGRREQNVAMAILLYEIVLDARPYDRLPDKWAQTQNNLGNAYSDLPTGDRAENLQQAIGCYTNALRFRTPETTPLDWAMTQNNLGTAYSDLPTGDRAENLQQAIGCYTNALRFLTPESAPLQWAMTQNNLGLAYWQLPRGDRAENLQQAIGCYTNALRFWTPKSAPLEWATTQNNLGAAYSDLPTGDRAENLQQAIGCYTNALRFRTPERAPLQWATTQNNLGNAYKNLPTGDRAGNLEQAIGCYTNALRFWTPKSAPLEWATTQNNLGNAYKNLPTGDRAGNLQQAIACYHDALTVWTRETAPLQWATTQNNLGNAYKNLPTGDRAGNLQQAIACYHDALTVWTRETAPLQWATTQNNLGNAYKNLPTGDRAGNLQQAIACYHDALTVWTRETAPLQWATTQNNLGNAYKNLPTGDRAGNLQQAIACYHDALSVRTPQLFPLDCLQTARNWGNLEFGEGNWQQALTQYQTAIEAIEQSRRFALSEERRQQIVQKSIYVYENAIQAAINLQDFSSALEIVERVRAKRLVDLMATADLYQKGEIPAAVQDWLHQLDQLDQEIAQRRQNVATTSTETPEEPSSPDGQPKKRLSRQVRAAMTAAQEIQELEQQKQAILDQLSNLDEVVATLREVQPPKLQEFQPLLSENTALVSFYSTDDDTHLLILRSGESQPRCFTCQGQGYKSLQLWLRETWAALYLLDKTQWLAKMPATLGELAQRLHLNDLIEEHLQGIEELVLVPHLFLHQIPFAALPLKQGYLGDRFRLRYAPSLQVLGFCQRRELVSQRQYGTVENATDDLPFSSFEGATVAHLFEIESQRRLIGAQAKTTAYRHLLEGSNCLVSSHHAQSRWDNPLESGLKLSDGTITVSQLFSPAWRFPELEEVYLSCCETGLFLPKSTLDEPVAVSTGFLCAGARGVIASQWSIYDLSAALLSGLYHQQRHRGLSRVVALQRAQRLMREMTGEEFEERYAEELRELLEAELDRLEDLPDCDPKFIQKLTMRAGDAMSWIDELVKKEYPFEHPVHWAGLGCYGLG, encoded by the coding sequence ATGATGCAATTTCAACAACTTTGTCAGTTTCTAGAACAGCGAAACTGGGACTACCAGGCTGATGCTCAAACACAACAGCTTCAGGTACAGCGGCAGGGATTGACGGTTTTGATTTCCCTAGAGGAAGATGGCGAATTTGTCAAGATAATTCTGCCGCAACTGTTGACCCTCCCCTCAGACCATCCCCACTACGAAGCCGCGTTGGAATGCTTACTGCATCTAGGATGGCAACAGGATAAACTGGTGCGTTGGCAACGAGACCCAGAGGATGGGGAAGTACGCTTAGAAGCGGATTTGACCCTGGACGATGTGGAACTCAGTTCACGGCAGTTTTGGCGCACCTTGCAGGGATGCTTGCAGATTGCCCAACAGGGACGGGAACAGGTGCAACGGGTGTTGCAAACCGGGACTGTCGCCCCTAAGACTGACGCACTGCCACTTCTGCGTATTTTACTGCAAGCCGAAATGAGCGGGGGTGCTGAGGCGGTGTATGGGGAATTGGATCAACGGGGAGGAGGAGTTGACCCCAACTTAGCCGAGGCTGCCCAACAATTTCTTCGGCAGGCGGCGGAATCAGCCGATCAAGAGAGGCTGGATGGCTTGGTGGGGGTGATTGAAAATCTCGCTATTAGTCTGCAAAATTATCCCCGAGGTCGTCGAGAGCAGAATGTCGCCATGGCGATTCTACTCTATGAAATTGTCCTGGACGCCCGACCTTATGATCGCCTTCCCGACAAATGGGCGCAAACCCAAAATAACCTGGGGAATGCCTACTCGGACTTGCCCACGGGCGATCGCGCCGAGAACCTGCAACAAGCCATCGGCTGCTATACCAACGCCCTGCGCTTCCGGACTCCCGAGACGACACCCTTAGATTGGGCAATGACCCAAAATAACCTGGGGACTGCCTACTCGGACTTGCCCACGGGCGATCGCGCCGAGAACCTGCAACAAGCCATCGGCTGCTATACCAACGCCCTGCGCTTCTTGACTCCCGAGAGCGCACCCTTACAATGGGCGATGACCCAAAATAACCTGGGTTTAGCCTACTGGCAACTGCCCAGGGGCGATCGCGCCGAGAACCTGCAACAGGCCATCGGCTGCTATACCAACGCCCTGCGCTTCTGGACTCCCAAGAGCGCACCCTTAGAATGGGCAACGACCCAAAATAACCTGGGGGCTGCCTACTCGGACTTGCCCACGGGCGATCGCGCCGAGAACCTGCAACAAGCCATCGGCTGCTATACCAACGCCCTGCGCTTCCGGACTCCCGAGCGCGCACCCTTACAATGGGCAACCACCCAAAATAACCTGGGGAATGCCTATAAGAACTTGCCCACGGGCGATCGCGCGGGGAACCTGGAACAGGCCATCGGCTGCTATACCAACGCCCTGCGCTTCTGGACTCCCAAGAGCGCACCCTTAGAATGGGCAACGACCCAAAATAACCTGGGGAATGCCTACAAGAATTTGCCCACGGGCGATCGCGCGGGGAACCTGCAACAGGCCATCGCGTGCTATCACGACGCCCTCACCGTCTGGACCCGCGAGACGGCACCCTTACAATGGGCAACGACCCAAAATAACCTGGGGAATGCCTACAAGAATTTGCCCACGGGCGATCGCGCGGGGAACCTGCAACAGGCCATCGCGTGCTATCACGACGCCCTCACCGTCTGGACCCGCGAGACGGCACCCTTACAATGGGCAACGACCCAAAATAACCTGGGGAATGCCTACAAGAATTTGCCCACGGGCGATCGCGCGGGGAACCTGCAACAGGCCATCGCGTGCTATCACGACGCCCTCACCGTCTGGACCCGCGAGACGGCACCCTTACAATGGGCAACGACCCAAAATAACCTGGGGAATGCCTACAAGAATTTGCCCACGGGCGATCGCGCGGGGAACCTGCAACAGGCCATCGCGTGCTATCACGACGCCCTCAGCGTCAGAACGCCGCAACTGTTCCCCCTAGATTGCCTACAAACCGCGCGCAACTGGGGCAACTTGGAATTTGGGGAAGGAAACTGGCAACAGGCGTTAACTCAATACCAAACTGCCATCGAAGCCATTGAACAATCGCGCCGTTTTGCCCTCAGTGAAGAGCGTCGCCAGCAGATTGTGCAGAAATCTATCTACGTCTACGAAAACGCCATCCAAGCGGCCATCAATCTCCAGGACTTCAGCAGCGCCCTGGAAATTGTCGAACGAGTCCGGGCCAAGCGTTTAGTGGATTTGATGGCTACCGCAGACCTCTACCAGAAGGGGGAGATTCCCGCAGCGGTTCAGGACTGGCTGCACCAACTGGACCAACTGGACCAAGAAATTGCTCAACGTCGTCAGAACGTCGCCACCACCTCCACGGAGACTCCAGAAGAGCCATCGTCCCCGGACGGCCAGCCCAAAAAGCGGCTCTCCCGTCAAGTCCGTGCAGCAATGACCGCCGCCCAGGAGATTCAGGAACTCGAACAGCAAAAACAGGCCATTCTCGACCAACTCAGTAACCTCGATGAGGTGGTGGCCACCTTACGAGAGGTACAGCCCCCCAAACTCCAGGAGTTTCAACCCCTCCTGTCTGAGAACACCGCCCTCGTCAGCTTCTATAGCACCGATGATGACACTCATCTGCTGATTCTCCGTTCAGGGGAGTCTCAGCCCCGTTGTTTCACCTGCCAGGGACAGGGCTACAAATCCCTACAACTCTGGCTACGGGAGACTTGGGCTGCCCTTTATCTCCTGGATAAAACCCAATGGCTTGCCAAAATGCCGGCCACTCTCGGGGAACTGGCGCAACGGCTGCACCTCAACGACCTCATCGAGGAACATCTCCAAGGAATTGAGGAACTGGTGTTGGTTCCCCATCTGTTTCTGCATCAAATCCCCTTCGCCGCCTTACCCCTGAAGCAGGGATATCTGGGGGACCGCTTCCGCCTCCGCTACGCCCCCAGTCTGCAAGTTCTCGGCTTCTGTCAGCGTCGGGAGTTGGTGAGTCAGCGCCAGTATGGAACGGTGGAAAATGCCACGGATGATTTACCCTTCAGTTCCTTTGAGGGGGCGACGGTGGCGCACTTGTTTGAGATTGAGTCGCAACGGCGGCTGATTGGGGCGCAGGCCAAGACGACGGCTTACCGCCACTTGTTGGAGGGGAGTAATTGCCTCGTCAGCAGTCACCACGCCCAAAGTCGCTGGGATAATCCCCTGGAGTCGGGGTTAAAACTCAGTGATGGCACGATTACGGTCAGTCAACTGTTTTCTCCGGCTTGGCGTTTTCCCGAGTTGGAGGAGGTCTATCTCTCCTGTTGTGAGACGGGGTTATTTCTGCCCAAGAGTACCTTGGATGAGCCGGTGGCGGTGAGTACGGGCTTTCTCTGTGCCGGGGCGCGGGGGGTGATTGCCAGTCAATGGTCGATTTATGATTTGTCGGCGGCGTTGTTGTCGGGGTTGTATCACCAGCAACGTCATCGGGGCTTGTCTCGGGTGGTGGCGTTGCAGCGGGCGCAGCGATTGATGCGGGAGATGACGGGGGAGGAGTTTGAGGAACGCTATGCGGAGGAGTTACGAGAGCTGTTGGAGGCGGAATTAGACCGTTTGGAGGATTTGCCGGATTGTGACCCCAAATTCATCCAGAAATTGACGATGCGGGCGGGGGATGCGATGTCCTGGATTGATGAGTTGGTGAAGAAGGAGTATCCCTTTGAACATCCTGTGCATTGGGCGGGGTTGGGCTGTTATGGCTTGGGCTAA
- a CDS encoding MFS transporter: MSENPSNPPVEPTIQHSRLIAASPIYYGWLILLAGSLGMLMTIPGQTVGVSVFLDKIILDLDLSRSLVSFLYLLGTVSGSFFLPGVGRFIDRAGPRKAVIVIASLFALACVYMGLVGNIIMLAFGFIAIRSLGQGALALVSLNVINLWFVRRRGFALSISGIGLALGIGVFPLIIERLINQLGWRLAYASLGAVVALTILPLGALLYRDQPERYGLQPDGKHHGENTVALSEVNYTLPAARRTLTFWIFTAGSICVAMLITGLIFHHYSIMASAGIERSVAAMVFVPFGVVTALANLVTGLLLDRISPRFLMATMLLLLCSALFLAVRVTTAEGMLLYGGLLGLMEGMNGVLKSGVYAYYFGRSHLGSITGFATTLAVIGTATGPVSFALGLDHFGSYGPVLALTALPPFLVAVILLLTPSRLLETSP, from the coding sequence TTGTCCGAGAACCCCTCCAACCCACCCGTTGAACCGACTATCCAACACAGTCGCCTCATCGCCGCCTCCCCCATCTACTACGGTTGGCTAATTCTCCTCGCCGGAAGTTTGGGGATGCTAATGACCATTCCCGGTCAAACCGTCGGCGTATCCGTATTTCTCGACAAAATTATCCTCGATCTCGACCTATCGCGATCGCTCGTCTCATTTCTCTACCTCCTCGGAACCGTCAGCGGTTCCTTTTTTCTGCCCGGAGTCGGACGCTTCATCGACCGTGCGGGCCCCCGCAAAGCCGTCATCGTCATCGCCAGTCTCTTCGCCCTAGCCTGCGTTTACATGGGGCTAGTGGGCAACATCATCATGTTGGCCTTCGGCTTCATCGCCATCCGCAGCTTAGGACAAGGGGCCTTAGCCCTCGTTAGCCTCAACGTCATCAACCTGTGGTTCGTCCGTCGCCGAGGCTTCGCCCTCAGCATCTCAGGAATTGGCCTAGCCCTGGGAATTGGCGTATTTCCCCTCATCATCGAACGCCTAATCAATCAACTCGGCTGGCGACTCGCCTACGCCAGCTTAGGGGCAGTCGTCGCCCTGACCATCCTACCCCTGGGGGCGCTCCTCTACCGCGACCAACCCGAACGCTACGGCCTACAACCCGACGGAAAGCATCACGGAGAAAACACCGTCGCCCTCAGCGAAGTCAACTATACCCTGCCCGCCGCCCGCCGCACCCTCACCTTTTGGATTTTCACCGCCGGGAGTATCTGCGTCGCCATGTTAATCACCGGCCTAATCTTCCACCACTACTCGATTATGGCCAGTGCAGGGATTGAACGGTCTGTGGCGGCCATGGTCTTTGTCCCCTTCGGAGTCGTAACCGCCCTGGCCAACCTAGTCACAGGCCTATTACTCGATCGCATCTCACCGCGATTTCTCATGGCCACCATGTTGCTGCTACTCTGTAGTGCCTTATTCCTCGCCGTGCGCGTCACCACCGCCGAAGGAATGCTACTCTACGGCGGGCTATTGGGCTTAATGGAGGGCATGAACGGAGTCTTGAAGTCGGGGGTTTACGCCTACTACTTTGGGCGCTCTCACCTCGGCAGTATCACCGGCTTTGCCACCACCCTAGCCGTCATCGGCACCGCCACCGGACCCGTCTCCTTCGCCCTAGGGTTAGACCACTTCGGCAGTTACGGACCCGTCTTAGCCTTAACGGCGTTACCCCCCTTCCTGGTAGCAGTCATCCTACTCCTGACCCCCTCCCGGCTGTTGGAAACCTCCCCGTAA
- a CDS encoding mechanosensitive ion channel, which yields MLDHWSLNSSGEGIPRLLAQADGDITTTFAGFWDRLSGTLGDFIPSIVGAIAILILFWIVATIAASAVKALLHRTDVDNKIAGWLTGNQATDFPIEIWAAKIVYWIILLLGLLAFFNVLDLEIVSGPLAGFLGQIFDYLPRIAAATVLLIVAWALATLCKVLLNKGLEGFRLDERLAEQSGGASPFLVNEALANILYWFIILLFLPIILDTLNLQGLLQPLQAMVERILSYLPQIITAVAIGVIGWLIARVIRGIVTNLLSATGVDNLGSRLGLGQMGGMSLSGVIGTFVYVLVLIPIAIAALDALQIAAVSGPAISMLQRVLDFLPQLFTAALIIALSFFIGRLVSEFVTNLLTSMGFNNIFSALGINPPPRSPEEPGAMTRFQGSRTPSEFVGIIIWVGIELFGIIAAVDVLEIPALNTIVSGLLIIFGQILAGLIVLGIGLYLANLVHNLIVGSGSANSQLLGQVARVAIIVFVVAMALQQMGIAPDIVNLAFGLLLGALAVAIALAFGLGGRDVAAEKIREFLASFQQR from the coding sequence ATGCTAGACCACTGGTCTTTAAACTCATCAGGCGAGGGAATCCCTCGTCTGCTTGCCCAGGCGGATGGTGATATCACCACCACCTTCGCCGGATTTTGGGATCGCCTCAGCGGGACCCTAGGGGACTTTATCCCCAGTATTGTCGGGGCGATCGCCATCCTGATCCTATTCTGGATTGTGGCGACCATTGCCGCTAGTGCCGTCAAGGCCCTGCTGCATCGCACCGATGTTGACAACAAAATTGCTGGCTGGCTCACCGGGAATCAGGCCACCGACTTTCCCATCGAAATCTGGGCAGCGAAAATCGTCTATTGGATTATCCTGCTTCTAGGGTTACTGGCCTTCTTCAACGTCCTCGACTTGGAGATTGTCTCCGGGCCGCTGGCGGGATTCTTGGGTCAAATCTTTGATTACCTGCCACGGATTGCTGCCGCTACGGTGTTGCTGATTGTGGCTTGGGCCTTAGCCACCCTTTGTAAAGTCCTACTAAACAAAGGACTCGAAGGCTTCCGCCTCGATGAACGTCTGGCGGAACAATCGGGAGGGGCCAGTCCCTTTTTGGTGAATGAAGCCTTAGCCAATATCCTCTATTGGTTCATCATTCTCCTCTTCCTGCCGATTATTCTCGACACCCTCAACTTGCAAGGCTTACTGCAACCCCTGCAAGCGATGGTTGAGAGGATTCTCTCCTATCTCCCCCAAATCATAACCGCCGTGGCCATTGGGGTCATTGGTTGGCTGATTGCACGGGTAATTCGAGGGATTGTCACCAACCTACTGTCTGCCACGGGTGTGGATAACCTTGGCTCTCGCTTAGGCTTAGGACAGATGGGGGGAATGTCCCTATCCGGGGTGATTGGCACCTTCGTTTACGTCTTGGTGTTAATCCCCATCGCCATTGCGGCCCTAGATGCCCTACAAATTGCAGCGGTATCTGGCCCGGCGATTTCGATGTTGCAGCGAGTCTTAGACTTCCTGCCTCAACTGTTTACGGCGGCGTTAATCATCGCCCTTTCCTTCTTTATTGGACGCCTGGTGTCAGAGTTCGTCACGAACTTACTCACCAGCATGGGCTTCAATAACATCTTCTCGGCCTTAGGGATTAATCCCCCTCCCCGGAGTCCTGAAGAACCCGGTGCGATGACTCGCTTCCAGGGAAGCCGTACTCCCTCTGAGTTTGTCGGCATTATTATCTGGGTTGGCATTGAGCTATTTGGGATCATTGCCGCCGTGGATGTTTTGGAAATTCCCGCCCTGAACACCATTGTTTCTGGATTACTGATCATCTTCGGTCAGATTCTGGCTGGACTCATTGTCCTGGGGATTGGTCTTTATTTGGCCAACTTGGTCCACAACTTGATTGTGGGTTCGGGTTCCGCCAACTCTCAATTACTGGGACAGGTGGCCCGGGTTGCCATTATCGTGTTTGTGGTTGCTATGGCTTTACAACAAATGGGCATTGCGCCGGATATTGTCAATCTGGCGTTTGGCTTGCTGTTGGGTGCGTTGGCAGTTGCGATCGCCCTGGCCTTTGGCTTAGGCGGACGGGATGTGGCTGCGGAGAAAATCCGCGAGTTCCTGGCCTCGTTCCAGCAACGGTAA
- a CDS encoding pentapeptide repeat-containing protein, which yields MFTFMQNLLESDEPKREITADNFLKQIEKGIKNFHLIKVTNANLRGLDLNDIVMTQSELRSCDFSQSSLLHANFQETRLKGTNFSGSFLAKSNFYKANLIGCNFSGVHGQGVNLSHANLRGANLTWADLRGVNLAKATLQDVNLSYTNLEGANLGRGRIAATTLNMLRLPAGSRVIRQGWWRSKSGVKQEQQAE from the coding sequence ATGTTTACTTTCATGCAAAATCTCCTGGAATCCGACGAACCTAAACGAGAGATTACTGCTGATAACTTCCTTAAGCAAATCGAAAAAGGAATCAAGAATTTTCATCTAATTAAAGTCACCAATGCCAATTTACGGGGTTTAGATTTAAATGACATTGTCATGACTCAGAGTGAGTTACGGAGTTGTGATTTTAGCCAGAGTTCGCTTCTCCATGCTAACTTTCAGGAAACTCGTCTTAAAGGGACGAATTTTAGCGGTTCTTTTTTGGCAAAAAGTAATTTCTACAAAGCCAACTTAATCGGTTGTAATTTTAGCGGAGTTCATGGGCAGGGAGTGAATTTATCTCATGCCAATCTACGAGGTGCCAATCTCACCTGGGCGGATTTACGAGGGGTCAACTTAGCCAAAGCGACCTTACAGGATGTGAATCTTTCCTACACCAATTTAGAAGGCGCCAATCTAGGTCGAGGCCGTATTGCCGCAACGACTTTAAATATGTTGCGGTTACCGGCTGGAAGTCGGGTAATTCGTCAAGGTTGGTGGCGTTCTAAGTCAGGCGTAAAACAAGAACAACAAGCCGAATAA
- a CDS encoding DUF1822 family protein has product MNTQQFGQLVAIPQRVKQRLRALTQSFPEETIETSHQRAIAAWVVGRYLRRFGFVCEIEESSAWNPTLSLLTEFAELEIYSIEGDELGTVECLILPPEAEELQIPEAVVGDRLAYIAVEVNPEQTWGTIVGFVPALRLKSPKLTIKREKLLSRERLIDVLADVESLVEESRLSELQGYWERHGIWSEEQRLAAIAQLESALLLQTKERRQVETAAQQLERLIAESGGTAVNRELAFKEDDSEAGDRLELREILKRLFQSLREDLD; this is encoded by the coding sequence ATGAATACACAACAATTCGGACAATTGGTCGCCATTCCTCAGCGTGTGAAACAGCGTTTAAGAGCGTTGACTCAATCGTTCCCCGAGGAGACGATAGAGACGAGTCATCAACGGGCGATCGCCGCCTGGGTGGTGGGACGATATCTGCGTCGCTTTGGCTTTGTCTGTGAGATTGAAGAGAGTAGCGCCTGGAATCCAACCTTATCTCTCTTGACGGAGTTTGCGGAGTTAGAGATTTACTCGATAGAGGGGGATGAGTTGGGAACCGTTGAATGTCTCATCCTCCCCCCTGAGGCGGAGGAGTTACAGATTCCCGAAGCCGTGGTGGGCGATCGCCTGGCTTATATTGCGGTGGAGGTGAATCCTGAACAAACTTGGGGAACGATTGTGGGATTTGTCCCAGCATTACGGCTGAAATCCCCGAAACTGACGATAAAACGGGAGAAACTTCTCAGCCGAGAACGTCTGATTGATGTGTTGGCGGATGTAGAGTCTCTGGTGGAGGAGTCTCGACTCTCGGAATTGCAGGGGTACTGGGAACGCCATGGAATTTGGTCCGAGGAACAACGCTTAGCGGCGATCGCCCAGTTGGAGAGTGCTTTATTATTACAAACTAAGGAACGGCGTCAAGTGGAGACAGCGGCGCAACAGTTGGAACGATTGATTGCTGAATCGGGAGGAACGGCGGTTAACCGGGAGTTAGCCTTTAAGGAGGACGATTCTGAGGCGGGCGATCGCCTGGAGTTACGAGAAATTCTCAAACGCCTGTTTCAATCTTTAAGAGAGGATTTAGATTAG